One part of the Sphingobacterium sp. LZ7M1 genome encodes these proteins:
- a CDS encoding sulfatase-like hydrolase/transferase, protein MAEIIYVIIVWLFLLYSIGIFSVYTWIALFSYGAVLRYKHGNIFTDYSIIASNPNAPSFSLIAPAYNEGMTVVENVRSLLSIYYHKLEIIIVNDGSKDDSMERLIEAYQLEKVSYIIPGNIATKEVKQVYKSKNPAFKKLIVVDKVNGGKADALNVGINISKADYIVCIDVDCIIEQDAILRLAKPFMEQTDKRLIACGGTIRLANNCKIEKGKVVEVNLPKSWLGRSQALEYIRAFVLGRMAWSRASGLILISGAFGAFDKEIVLACGGYDPKTVGEDMELVVRMRRYMKEHKLPHQVITIPDPLCWTEVPEDKSVLKKQRNRWMRGTMETLWKHRKMMFNPKYGKMGMLSLPYWFFFEFLGPLVEFSGYVIFWIFLFMGFLNWTFFFVLFALVLFSSILYSVYAISVDLVSYQVYTKRKDLTKLILTAIIEPFYFHPIVTMAGIRGMIDYFKKGHTWGEMKRQGFSDQVHETFKEKVVRIIKSLFREFSSVASVFMILISIFSILEYFIYSHNIQQFNGMSSFFVLLLNNVLIGFVILVLFFVIYAVLAIFNRQFSRVALHVLASLILISQLVLAFYFAESRNLLGTDLFFYSADELKNILLASGVLNWVNILILIVGLVGLYFVFHKTSNRFKGSGKLSAVFLGLAILAFGYLSMGGDVKSATKNEFLETAEKSKLGFFMESNAKMLIEDIEEGLGLNTSSASYAQVSGDYPFMREDQTQDLLGTFFDRSNSVPNLVLIIVEGLGNAYSNPNGYIGDFTPFLNSLKDSSLVWENNLSTSGRTFSVLPTILGSLPFGNSGFLELKDYPEHFNLINILKKNGFSTAFFYGGDAEFDYMSKYLKANAIDELVDVSSFPEGYNKLPSSNGESWGYEDQAVLEQLRLANQENNAPHFHIALTLSTHNPFLINNEAKFASMFDQRLKTIKLNSIQKNFALENRKQLISVLNADEALRDFFRSYQQRSDYKNTIFIITGDHSMPEIPLQSKIDRYHVPLIVYSPLLKTKRKFQNVVSHFDLAPSILAFYKNNYQLEVPGQVAWVGQGLDIGANKKGLGIPMMQSKSQLIDFVSADLHLNSGTLYKLNKDLSEDGIDNKSGAEELNQRFDTFKKMNRQFTSKMKLLPDSAFRSYFKN, encoded by the coding sequence ATGGCTGAGATTATTTATGTAATCATAGTTTGGTTATTTTTACTTTATTCCATTGGAATTTTTAGTGTTTATACCTGGATAGCTCTATTTTCCTATGGTGCTGTCCTGCGTTATAAGCATGGCAATATCTTTACGGATTATTCCATTATAGCCTCCAATCCGAACGCGCCAAGTTTCAGTTTGATTGCACCTGCCTATAACGAAGGAATGACGGTGGTGGAGAATGTCCGCTCACTGCTTTCCATATATTACCATAAATTGGAGATTATCATCGTCAATGATGGTTCTAAGGATGATTCAATGGAACGATTGATCGAGGCCTATCAATTAGAAAAAGTTTCTTATATCATTCCTGGGAATATAGCCACCAAAGAAGTAAAGCAGGTTTACAAAAGTAAGAACCCTGCTTTTAAGAAATTGATTGTAGTGGATAAGGTGAATGGGGGGAAGGCCGATGCATTGAATGTTGGGATCAATATTTCGAAGGCTGACTATATTGTCTGCATCGATGTGGACTGTATCATAGAGCAGGATGCCATTTTGAGATTGGCGAAGCCTTTTATGGAGCAGACAGACAAGCGCTTGATTGCATGTGGTGGGACCATCCGTTTAGCAAATAACTGTAAGATAGAGAAGGGTAAGGTTGTTGAAGTTAATTTACCAAAAAGCTGGTTAGGCCGGAGTCAGGCATTGGAATATATCCGGGCGTTTGTATTGGGGCGTATGGCCTGGTCAAGAGCCAGTGGATTAATCTTGATTTCAGGTGCATTTGGCGCTTTTGACAAGGAGATTGTACTGGCCTGTGGTGGATATGATCCAAAGACGGTGGGTGAGGATATGGAGTTGGTGGTGAGAATGCGTAGGTATATGAAAGAGCATAAATTGCCTCATCAGGTTATTACCATTCCAGATCCATTATGTTGGACCGAAGTTCCCGAGGATAAGTCAGTGTTAAAGAAACAACGGAATCGTTGGATGCGTGGAACGATGGAGACCCTGTGGAAACATAGGAAAATGATGTTCAATCCGAAGTACGGCAAGATGGGAATGCTCAGTTTGCCATATTGGTTTTTCTTTGAGTTTCTTGGACCCTTGGTTGAGTTTTCGGGGTATGTTATTTTCTGGATATTCTTATTTATGGGCTTCTTGAACTGGACTTTCTTCTTTGTCCTATTTGCCTTAGTCTTATTTTCTAGTATACTCTATTCCGTATATGCGATTTCGGTGGACTTAGTGAGTTACCAAGTTTATACCAAGCGGAAGGATTTGACCAAGTTGATCCTGACGGCCATAATAGAACCTTTTTATTTTCATCCCATAGTCACGATGGCAGGTATTAGGGGAATGATTGATTATTTCAAGAAAGGGCATACTTGGGGTGAAATGAAAAGACAAGGCTTCTCGGATCAAGTTCATGAAACTTTTAAGGAAAAGGTTGTCCGTATTATTAAGTCCTTGTTCCGGGAGTTTAGCTCGGTCGCAAGTGTATTTATGATCCTAATTTCGATTTTTAGCATATTGGAATACTTTATCTATAGTCATAATATCCAGCAATTCAATGGCATGAGTTCGTTTTTTGTCTTGTTGCTGAATAACGTATTGATAGGGTTTGTGATTCTGGTGCTCTTTTTCGTGATCTACGCAGTCTTAGCAATCTTTAATCGTCAGTTTTCCAGAGTTGCCCTTCATGTTTTGGCGAGTTTAATTTTGATCTCTCAACTGGTATTGGCCTTTTATTTTGCAGAATCGAGAAATTTATTGGGGACCGACCTGTTTTTTTATTCTGCGGATGAGCTGAAGAATATACTGCTTGCCAGTGGGGTATTGAATTGGGTTAATATTTTGATTTTAATTGTCGGTTTAGTTGGATTATATTTTGTGTTCCATAAAACGAGTAACCGATTTAAAGGCTCAGGGAAATTGTCGGCAGTTTTTCTTGGCTTGGCGATTTTAGCTTTTGGATATCTTTCCATGGGTGGAGATGTGAAAAGCGCCACAAAAAATGAGTTTTTGGAAACTGCAGAGAAAAGCAAGCTTGGGTTTTTCATGGAAAGCAATGCCAAGATGCTCATTGAAGATATTGAAGAAGGATTAGGCTTGAATACATCATCTGCTAGTTATGCTCAAGTTTCTGGGGACTATCCATTTATGCGAGAAGATCAAACCCAAGACCTGCTCGGAACATTTTTCGACAGGAGTAATTCTGTTCCTAATCTTGTTTTAATTATCGTAGAGGGATTGGGCAATGCTTATAGTAATCCAAATGGATATATCGGTGATTTTACGCCATTCTTGAACTCCTTAAAGGATAGCTCTTTGGTATGGGAAAATAATCTAAGCACATCGGGAAGAACTTTCTCTGTGCTTCCGACGATTTTAGGTTCCCTGCCATTTGGAAATTCGGGCTTCCTAGAATTAAAGGATTATCCGGAACATTTTAACCTGATCAATATCTTGAAGAAAAATGGCTTTTCCACAGCATTTTTCTACGGTGGAGATGCTGAGTTTGACTATATGAGCAAATACCTGAAGGCAAACGCTATTGATGAGTTAGTCGATGTCAGCTCCTTTCCGGAGGGGTATAATAAACTGCCGAGCAGCAATGGGGAAAGTTGGGGTTATGAAGATCAGGCGGTATTAGAACAATTAAGATTGGCAAATCAGGAGAATAATGCTCCGCATTTCCATATTGCCCTGACTTTATCGACCCATAACCCATTCCTGATCAATAATGAGGCAAAGTTTGCTTCCATGTTTGATCAAAGGCTGAAGACGATTAAGCTGAACAGTATACAAAAGAATTTTGCTTTGGAAAATAGGAAGCAATTGATTTCGGTGCTGAATGCGGACGAGGCTTTAAGGGATTTCTTCCGTTCCTACCAGCAGCGAAGTGATTACAAGAATACGATCTTTATTATCACCGGAGACCATAGTATGCCAGAGATACCTCTGCAAAGTAAGATAGATCGCTATCATGTTCCTTTGATTGTGTACTCTCCTTTATTGAAAACTAAACGTAAGTTTCAGAATGTGGTCAGTCATTTTGACCTTGCTCCAAGCATTTTGGCATTTTACAAAAATAATTATCAGTTGGAGGTTCCAGGTCAGGTTGCTTGGGTAGGACAGGGATTGGATATCGGAGCTAACAAGAAAGGGCTCGGGATTCCAATGATGCAAAGTAAATCGCAATTGATTGATTTTGTTTCTGCGGACCTGCATTTGAACTCAGGGACTCTTTACAAATTAAATAAGGACCTCAGTGAAGATGGGATAGATAATAAATCGGGTGCCGAGGAGCTGAACCAAAGATTTGATACCTTCAAAAAAATGAACAGGCAATTTACTTCAAAAATGAAGCTATTGCCTGACAGTGCTTTTAGATCTTATTTTAAGAATTAA
- a CDS encoding YaiO family outer membrane beta-barrel protein, whose amino-acid sequence MNLKTQLLTILVFVLSFGTQELCAQESNLNSDELFQAARKEAFDNKNYPAAVNLAKTALAKSPDYTDISVFLGRLYTWMDKIDSARIVFKELEIKEAKDPDFYFAYGSLEYWEDNYPEALRIVDKGLTHDHKSMDLLLLKSKIANGTKDFKTAKATLDEILEIDPKNADARTLEIAIKEQVGINEVGVTYNWMYFDKQFEDNWHIVGLSYKRGTAIGSFIFRANLANKFGSNGTQFELEAYPRLSKMFYMYLGTGFSNSTGLFPKFRTAASLYANLPASFEAEVGFRQLKFTDNVWMYTASIGKYYKNFWFNARTYLTPSENNISQSYAGTVRYYTKGSDDYLGFIVGTGISPDQNRENLLFDNLYKLKTFKTGLDYNFSVKSKNIFNISGTYYNVEYKPKTRDNQLDFTVGYRRRF is encoded by the coding sequence ATGAATTTAAAAACGCAACTATTAACTATTCTAGTCTTTGTTTTGAGTTTTGGAACACAAGAGCTATGTGCTCAAGAAAGCAATTTGAATTCGGATGAATTGTTCCAAGCGGCTCGAAAGGAAGCATTTGACAACAAAAACTATCCCGCTGCAGTAAATCTAGCAAAAACAGCCTTAGCTAAAAGTCCAGATTATACAGATATCTCCGTGTTCCTGGGCAGGTTATATACTTGGATGGATAAAATCGACTCCGCTCGAATCGTATTCAAGGAACTTGAAATTAAAGAAGCAAAGGATCCAGATTTCTATTTCGCTTATGGTTCACTTGAATACTGGGAAGATAATTATCCAGAAGCTCTCCGAATTGTAGACAAGGGATTGACCCATGACCATAAATCCATGGATCTTCTTTTGTTAAAATCCAAAATCGCAAATGGCACTAAAGATTTTAAAACGGCAAAAGCAACTTTAGATGAAATCTTAGAAATTGACCCAAAAAATGCTGATGCCAGAACCTTGGAAATTGCCATCAAAGAACAGGTAGGAATCAATGAGGTTGGTGTCACCTACAATTGGATGTATTTTGACAAGCAATTTGAAGACAACTGGCATATCGTAGGTTTAAGCTATAAAAGAGGCACAGCAATCGGATCATTTATTTTCAGGGCGAACCTAGCAAACAAATTCGGAAGCAATGGAACTCAATTTGAACTGGAAGCCTACCCGCGACTTTCCAAAATGTTCTATATGTACCTTGGTACGGGATTCTCTAATAGTACAGGCTTATTCCCAAAATTCAGGACCGCAGCCTCTCTATACGCCAACTTACCAGCTAGTTTTGAAGCTGAGGTCGGTTTCAGACAATTGAAATTCACCGATAATGTTTGGATGTATACCGCATCTATTGGTAAATACTATAAAAACTTTTGGTTCAATGCCAGAACTTACCTTACCCCTAGTGAAAACAATATCTCCCAATCCTATGCCGGAACAGTTAGATATTATACCAAGGGTTCTGATGATTATCTAGGCTTTATCGTTGGAACAGGTATCAGTCCTGACCAAAACAGAGAAAATTTGCTATTTGACAATCTGTACAAATTGAAAACCTTTAAAACAGGTTTAGACTACAACTTCAGTGTAAAATCCAAAAATATTTTCAATATCTCCGGCACTTATTATAATGTGGAGTATAAACCAAAAACCAGGGATAATCAACTTGATTTCACGGTTGGCTATAGAAGAAGGTTCTAA
- a CDS encoding helix-turn-helix domain-containing protein, protein MNLELIIKGALVGGMFLLAFLNFSNAIRVNRKANLWFGFFVLLWSTFWLDELIFPDNQFTNYSAYILFRTVQFFVPLSFLISVYYYTNPQYNWKAKDSLLFLLPIAFLSILILGKGNPQGFYKPILLLLFFIQALLCTVLAYLKVRKHQKVIQSFSSNTMNIDLRWIKYIIYCCIISSVLILIYNLVFPETNLNIIINLFFMGVLYLVAFYSMRQGEIYPKGIDVDKTLDIADEVDGEQSEHKIKLLSDEDLIHYKEELSQLMIQEELFLDSELNLLKLANRLGITVHQLSYIINSGFGMNFFQYINRFRVDKAKELLVDETMIPYNMISIGYASGFNSKTAFNTVFKNITGLTPTEFRNSRK, encoded by the coding sequence ATGAACCTAGAATTGATCATAAAAGGAGCTCTTGTGGGCGGAATGTTTCTGTTAGCCTTTCTGAATTTTAGTAATGCCATCCGGGTAAATCGAAAAGCTAACCTATGGTTTGGCTTTTTTGTGTTACTATGGTCTACATTCTGGTTGGATGAATTGATCTTTCCGGATAATCAATTCACTAATTATTCTGCTTATATTCTGTTTCGTACTGTTCAGTTTTTTGTTCCCTTGAGCTTCCTGATAAGTGTATATTATTATACAAACCCTCAGTATAATTGGAAAGCGAAAGATAGTTTGTTATTTCTATTACCAATAGCTTTTCTGTCCATCCTTATCCTTGGAAAGGGAAATCCCCAAGGATTCTACAAACCGATATTGCTGTTGTTGTTTTTTATTCAAGCCTTGTTGTGTACAGTCTTGGCCTACCTCAAAGTGCGAAAACATCAGAAAGTTATACAGTCCTTTTCTTCGAATACCATGAATATTGATCTGAGATGGATAAAGTACATTATTTACTGCTGCATCATTTCTTCGGTCCTGATTTTAATCTATAACCTAGTATTCCCTGAAACTAACCTAAATATCATCATCAATTTATTTTTCATGGGCGTGCTCTATTTAGTTGCATTTTATTCCATGCGTCAGGGAGAAATTTACCCTAAAGGAATAGATGTTGACAAAACATTGGATATTGCTGATGAGGTAGATGGGGAGCAATCTGAGCATAAAATTAAATTATTGTCAGATGAAGATTTGATCCATTACAAAGAGGAGTTAAGTCAATTGATGATACAAGAGGAATTGTTTTTAGATAGTGAACTCAATTTATTGAAATTGGCAAATCGCTTAGGGATTACTGTACATCAATTGTCATACATTATTAATTCTGGATTTGGAATGAATTTCTTTCAATATATCAATCGGTTTCGGGTAGATAAAGCGAAAGAACTATTGGTTGATGAGACCATGATACCCTATAACATGATTTCAATTGGCTATGCTTCAGGCTTTAATTCCAAGACAGCCTTTAATACCGTTTTCAAAAATATAACCGGACTGACTCCAACTGAGTTCAGAAACTCTCGAAAATAA
- a CDS encoding CocE/NonD family hydrolase, giving the protein MARSILTKWTVSLFLMLAIFCSQSIAQAINQDSIYFREHYDKKEYMVSMRDGVKLFTVVYSPKDKKEKYPFLMMRTPYSCAPYGEDNYPGSRFGPSMELVREGYIFVRQDVRGRFMSEGTFTWMAPNQSDPKKWDESMDTYDSIDWLVKNIKGNNGKVGTYGGSYPGFYVVAGMIDAHPALKAAMPSAPMADLWQGDDMVHNGAFLMPHNINFINNFGVKRPVPLKKYPAGNMQYDTPDGYDFWLRQGPLSNLNKNFFKGENIHWEEYRNHPTYDEFWKSRNVRPHLKNITPAVMTVGGWFDAQDIRGPFYVYQGIKSHSQNTSNRLILGPWYHGSWSSQKGDRSANIYWDSNTGEYYRQELELKFYNYHLKGKGSMDLPQVMAFNTGANKWHNFDQWPPKDLQTKNLYFNPNGELAEHAKTDRDNFDEFTHDPKKPVPFTQEITTRFGNDWMVEDQRFASRRPDVLVYVSEPLKEDLTIAGSIGVHLVASTSGTDADFIVKVIDVYPNDAPDPADNPQKIKMGGYQMLLRGDPIRAKFRNSLEKPEPMVPNQPTKLNFDLTDAFHTFKKGHRIMVQVQGSWFPMLDINPGKFMDLYNDSKESDYQKNTQRIYRSNTEKSFISLQVYQP; this is encoded by the coding sequence ATGGCTAGATCAATATTAACGAAATGGACAGTAAGTCTATTTCTCATGCTCGCTATCTTTTGCTCGCAATCTATTGCGCAAGCAATCAACCAAGATTCCATATACTTCCGCGAACACTATGACAAGAAGGAGTATATGGTCAGTATGCGCGACGGCGTCAAGTTATTTACTGTTGTATACAGTCCAAAGGACAAAAAAGAAAAATACCCTTTCTTGATGATGCGTACACCATATAGCTGCGCTCCTTATGGTGAAGATAATTACCCTGGCAGTCGCTTTGGACCTTCCATGGAGTTGGTTCGTGAAGGTTATATCTTCGTTCGTCAAGATGTCCGTGGAAGATTTATGTCTGAAGGAACATTTACTTGGATGGCTCCCAATCAATCAGATCCTAAAAAATGGGATGAAAGCATGGATACTTACGATAGCATCGATTGGCTTGTCAAAAACATCAAGGGCAATAATGGAAAAGTGGGTACTTACGGTGGCTCCTACCCTGGTTTTTATGTTGTAGCCGGTATGATCGATGCCCACCCTGCATTAAAGGCGGCTATGCCATCAGCACCAATGGCAGACCTATGGCAAGGTGACGACATGGTGCATAATGGCGCTTTTCTAATGCCGCACAACATCAATTTCATCAACAACTTTGGTGTTAAGAGACCAGTACCTCTGAAAAAATACCCTGCTGGAAACATGCAGTATGATACACCCGATGGATATGACTTCTGGCTACGCCAGGGTCCGCTTTCAAATCTGAACAAAAACTTTTTCAAAGGGGAAAACATCCATTGGGAGGAATACCGAAACCACCCAACTTACGATGAGTTTTGGAAATCCAGAAACGTACGCCCGCACTTAAAGAATATCACACCGGCAGTTATGACAGTGGGCGGATGGTTTGATGCGCAGGATATCCGTGGACCATTTTATGTGTACCAAGGTATCAAGAGTCATAGCCAAAACACTTCAAACCGCCTGATTTTAGGCCCTTGGTACCACGGCAGCTGGTCATCGCAAAAAGGAGACCGCTCTGCCAACATCTATTGGGACAGCAATACCGGTGAGTACTACCGTCAGGAACTGGAATTGAAATTCTATAATTATCACCTGAAAGGAAAGGGATCAATGGACCTTCCTCAGGTAATGGCTTTCAATACAGGTGCCAACAAATGGCATAATTTCGATCAATGGCCGCCAAAGGATTTACAGACAAAAAACCTATATTTTAATCCTAACGGCGAGCTAGCTGAACATGCTAAAACCGATAGGGATAACTTTGATGAATTTACCCACGACCCGAAAAAGCCAGTGCCTTTTACCCAAGAAATTACCACTAGATTCGGCAATGATTGGATGGTTGAGGACCAGAGGTTTGCTAGTAGAAGGCCGGATGTACTGGTTTACGTTTCGGAACCCCTTAAAGAAGACTTGACCATTGCTGGAAGTATAGGCGTACATTTAGTAGCTTCTACCTCGGGAACAGATGCAGATTTCATTGTCAAGGTCATCGACGTTTATCCAAACGATGCACCTGACCCTGCAGACAATCCTCAAAAAATCAAGATGGGTGGATACCAAATGTTATTGCGTGGTGATCCAATCCGTGCTAAGTTCAGAAACAGTTTAGAGAAACCTGAACCTATGGTTCCTAACCAACCAACCAAACTGAACTTTGATCTGACGGATGCCTTTCACACCTTCAAAAAGGGCCATCGTATCATGGTACAGGTTCAAGGATCATGGTTCCCCATGCTTGATATCAACCCTGGTAAGTTTATGGATCTATACAATGATTCCAAAGAATCTGATTACCAGAAAAATACCCAAAGAATTTACAGGTCTAATACCGAGAAATCATTTATTAGCCTCCAGGTTTATCAACCGTAA